The following proteins come from a genomic window of Anopheles ziemanni chromosome 3, idAnoZiCoDA_A2_x.2, whole genome shotgun sequence:
- the LOC131285255 gene encoding adhesive plaque matrix protein-like, translating into MAFKFVLLVASIACASAGYIPTGHSYGSSLSYSTIHKNVAPVVSKTIIQEPQLYHAPSVVVSKPLALTEALPVSYNAPQSLYQAPEYVKNFEYAPKQLSYAPIGKTFLGEPSYGKTIIAEPSYSKTIIAEPSYGKTIIAEPTYGKTIIAEPSYGKTIIAEPAYAKTIVSEPIYTKNVYAEPIYQSKSLIAEPVYGKSILAQPAQIYGGKVLSYAPNVAYGGIASHGW; encoded by the exons ATGGCGTTCAAG TTTGTCCTACTCGTGGCATCTATTGCCTGTGCCAGCGCTGGATACATCCCGACCGGTCATTCTTACGGCTCATCCTTGAGTTACTCCACCATCCATAAGAATGTGGCTCCAGTTGTGAGCAAGACGATCATTCAGGAGCCTCAGCTGTATCACGCTCCCTCGGTTGTGGTCAGCAAGCCTCTGGCGCTTACTGAAGCTCTTCCAGTATCCTACAATGCTCCCCAGTCCCTCTATCAGGCCCCAGAATATGTGAAGAACTTCGAATACGCCCCGAAGCAGCTGTCTTATGCTCCAATTGGCAAGACCTTCCTTGGTGAGCCGTCTTATGGCAAGACCATCATTGCTGAGCCGTCTTATAGCAAGACCATCATTGCTGAGCCGTCTTATGGTAAAACCATCATCGCTGAGCCGACTTATGGTAAAACCATCATCGCTGAGCCGTCTTATGGCAAGACCATCATTGCTGAGCCAGCCTACGCCAAGACCATTGTATCTGAGCCGATCTACACCAAGAACGTGTACGCTGAACCAATCTATCAGTCGAAATCATTGATCGCAGAGCCAGTGTACGGAAAGAGTATCCTGGCTCAGCCAGCTCAGATCTATGGAGGAAAGGTTCTCTCCTACGCACCGAACGTCGCTTATGGGGGCATCGCTTCGCACGGATGGTAG
- the LOC131285256 gene encoding adhesive plaque matrix protein-like has product MAFKFVLLMASIACASAGYIPTDHSYGSSLSYSTIHKNVAPVVSKTIIQEPQLYHAPSVVVSKPLALTEALPVSYNAPQSLYQAPEYVKNFEYAPKQLSYAPMGKTFLGEPSYGKTIIAEPSYSKTIIAEPSYGKTIIAEPTYGKTIIAEPSYGKTIIAEPVYAKTIASEPIYTKNVYAEPIYQSKSLIAEPVYGKSILAQPAQIYGGKVLSYAPNVAYGGIASHGW; this is encoded by the exons ATGGCGTTCAAG TTTGTCCTACTCATGGCATCTATTGCCTGTGCCAGCGCTGGATACATCCCAACCGATCATTCTTACGGCTCATCCTTGAGTTACTCCACCATCCATAAGAATGTGGCTCCAGTTGTGAGCAAGACGATCATTCAGGAGCCTCAGCTGTATCACGCTCCCTCGGTTGTGGTCAGCAAGCCTCTGGCGCTTACGGAAGCTCTTCCAGTATCCTACAATGCTCCCCAGTCCCTCTATCAGGCCCCAGAATATGTGAAGAACTTCGAATACGCCCCGAAGCAGCTGTCTTATGCTCCAATGGGCAAGACCTTCCTTGGTGAGCCGTCTTATGGCAAGACCATCATTGCTGAGCCGTCTTATAGCAAGACCATCATTGCTGAGCCGTCTTATGGTAAAACCATCATCGCTGAGCCGACTTATGGTAAAACCATCATCGCTGAGCCGTCTTATGGCAAGACCATCATTGCTGAGCCAGTCTACGCCAAGACCATTGCATCTGAGCCGATCTACACCAAGAACGTGTACGCTGAACCAATCTATCAGTCGAAATCATTGATCGCAGAGCCAGTGTATGGAAAGAGTATCCTGGCTCAGCCAGCTCAGATCTATGGAGGAAAGGTTCTCTCCTACGCACCGAACGTCGCTTATGGGGGCATCGCTTCGCACGGATGGTAG
- the LOC131285257 gene encoding adhesive plaque matrix protein-like, which yields MAFKFVLLMASIACASAGYIPTDHSYGSSLSYSTIHKNVAPVVSKTIIQEPQLYHAPSVVVSKPLALTEALPVSYNAPQSLYQAPAYVKNFEYAPKQLFYAPIGKTFLGEPSYGKTFFAEPTYGKTIIAEPTYGKTIIAEPSYGKTIIAEPVYAKTIVSEPSYTKNVYAEPIYQSKSLIAEPVYGKSILAQSAPIYGGKVLSYGGIASHGW from the exons ATGGCGTTCAAG TTTGTCCTACTCATGGCATCTATTGCCTGTGCCAGCGCTGGATACATCCCAACCGATCATTCTTACGGCTCATCCTTGAGTTACTCCACCATCCATAAGAATGTGGCTCCAGTTGTGAGCAAGACGATCATTCAGGAGCCTCAGCTGTATCACGCTCCCTCGGTTGTGGTCAGCAAGCCTCTGGCGCTTACGGAAGCTCTTCCAGTATCCTACAATGCTCCCCAGTCCCTCTATCAGGCCCCAGCATATGTGAAGAACTTCGAATACGCCCCGAAGCAGCTGTTTTATGCTCCAATTGGCAAGACCTTCCTTGGTGAGCCGTCTTATGGCAAGACCTTCTTTGCTGAGCCGACTTATGGTAAAACCATCATCGCTGAGCCGACTTATGGTAAAACCATCATCGCTGAGCCGTCTTATGGCAAGACCATCATTGCTGAGCCAGTCTACGCCAAGACCATTGTATCTGAGCCAAGCTACACCAAGAACGTGTACGCTGAACCAATCTATCAGTCGAAATCCTTGATCGCAGAGCCAGTGTATGGCAAGAGCATCCTGGCTCAGTCAGCTCCGATCTACGGAGGAAAGGTCCTTTCCTACGGAGGCATCGCTTCCCACGGATGGTAA